The following proteins are encoded in a genomic region of Variovorax paradoxus:
- a CDS encoding zinc-finger domain-containing protein: protein MPTNAVVELLAKELNHQGGVFCPSPKADMKLWDTHPKVYLDVARTGEAKCPYCGTVYRLKAGETVSSRH from the coding sequence ATGCCTACCAACGCAGTCGTCGAACTCCTGGCCAAGGAGCTCAACCACCAGGGCGGCGTGTTCTGCCCCAGCCCCAAGGCGGACATGAAGCTTTGGGACACCCACCCGAAGGTGTACCTCGATGTGGCGCGCACCGGCGAGGCCAAGTGCCCGTACTGCGGCACCGTCTACCGCCTGAAGGCGGGCGAGACGGTGTCGTCGCGGCACTGA
- a CDS encoding branched-chain amino acid transaminase codes for MSSIPPSLDDRDGKIWMDGELVDWRDAKIHVLSHTLHYGCGAFEGVRAYKTAEGTAIFRLAEHTERLFNSAKILRMKIPFTHEQLNEAQKQVVRENKLESCYLRPLIWIGSEKLGVSPKGNKIHAMVAAWSWGAYLGEEGMRRGIRVKTSSYTRHHVNITMTQAKSVSNYTNSILANMEALDDGYDEALLLDASGFVSEGAGENIFVVKGGVVYTPDLSAGALNGITRNTILHICKDLGLELVQKRITRDEVYIADEAFFTGTAAEVTPIRELDRIEIGNRGDGGSRGPVTEKIQSAFFDIVNGKNPKYAHWLTKV; via the coding sequence ATGAGCTCGATCCCCCCCTCGCTGGACGACCGTGACGGCAAGATATGGATGGACGGCGAACTCGTGGACTGGCGCGACGCCAAGATCCACGTGCTGAGCCACACGCTGCACTACGGTTGCGGCGCCTTCGAGGGCGTGCGCGCCTACAAGACGGCGGAAGGCACGGCCATCTTCCGCCTGGCCGAGCACACCGAGCGCCTGTTCAACAGCGCCAAGATCCTGCGCATGAAGATCCCGTTCACGCACGAACAGCTGAACGAAGCCCAGAAGCAGGTGGTGCGCGAGAACAAGCTCGAAAGCTGCTACCTGCGCCCGCTGATCTGGATCGGCTCCGAAAAGCTCGGCGTGAGCCCCAAGGGCAACAAGATCCACGCCATGGTCGCGGCCTGGTCCTGGGGCGCCTACCTGGGCGAAGAGGGCATGCGCCGCGGCATCCGCGTGAAGACCTCGAGCTACACCCGCCACCACGTCAACATCACGATGACGCAGGCCAAGTCGGTGAGCAACTACACCAACTCCATCCTCGCCAACATGGAAGCGCTGGACGACGGCTACGACGAAGCGCTGCTGCTCGACGCGAGCGGCTTCGTCTCCGAAGGCGCGGGCGAGAACATCTTCGTGGTGAAGGGCGGCGTGGTCTACACGCCCGACCTGTCGGCCGGCGCGCTCAACGGCATCACGCGCAACACGATCCTGCACATCTGCAAGGACTTGGGGCTCGAGCTGGTGCAAAAGCGCATCACGCGCGACGAGGTCTACATTGCCGACGAAGCCTTCTTCACCGGCACCGCCGCCGAAGTGACGCCCATCCGCGAGCTCGACCGCATCGAGATCGGCAACCGCGGCGACGGCGGCTCGCGCGGCCCGGTCACCGAGAAGATCCAGTCGGCCTTCTTCGACATCGTGAACGGCAAGAACCCCAAGTACGCCCACTGGCTCACGAAAGTCTGA